The sequence TCAGGAGTTCGCATCGTCCTCGCGTGCCTGCTCGTACCGCTGGTGGCGGCGACCGTTTTCGGTGTCGTCGTTCTGTGGCCGTCCGAGGCCGAGGTGCGGGCGCCGCAGGGGTACGCCGTCGAGCGAGCGCACGGCGAGATCACCGACCTGCACCGATGCGAAGACCGCCAGTCGCCACCCGACTGCCTCGCAGCCTCGGTGCGGCTCAGCGAGGGGCCGGACGCGCCGGACACGGTCGAGGCGTCGCTCGCCTTCGGTGAGCAGGCGCCCACGTTCGAGGTCGGCGACCGAGTCGTACTCGGCTACCGGGCGAACGCATCGATGGACGAGCGCTACTCGTTCATCGACTTCGACCGCACCCGCCCGCTGCTCCTGCTGGCCGGCCTGTTCGTTGTCGGCGTCCTGATCCTGTCCCGCCTGCGCGGGATGGGCTCGCTGGCCGGCCTCGGAATCTCCTTGCTGGTCATCATCTTCTTCACACTGCCGGCCCTGCTCGCCGGTAGCGCGCCGCTCGCGGTCGCGACCGTGACGGCGTCCGCGATCATGATTCTCACGCTGTATCTCGCACACGGCCTCAGCGCGCGTACCAGCGTCGCGCTGGTCGGCACGCTCGGCGCTCTGGTCCTGGCCGGTGCGCTCGGCGCTGTGTTCACCACCGTGGGCCATTTCACCGGATACATGGACGAGAGCGTGCAGTTCCTCAGCATGTTCGGTGGCGAGATCGACATGCGCGGTCTGCTGCTGGCCGGGCTGGTGATCGGCGCACTGGGCGTACTGGACGACGTGACCGTCACACAGGCGTCGGCGGTGTGGGAGCTCGCGGCGGCCAACCCGTACACCTCGCGCCCGTCGCTGTTCGCACAGGGGATGCGGATCGGCCGCGCGCACGTGTCCTCGACGGTCAACACCCTGGTGCTGGCGTACGTCGGCGCGAGCCTGCCTCTAATGCTGCTGTTCGCGGCCGCGGACGTGAAGGTCAGGGACGCCGTCGGAACCGAGATGGTCGCTCAGGAGGTGGTGCGCGCCCTGGTCGGCAGCCTGGGCATCATCGCCGCCGTACCCATCACTACGGCGATCGCGGCCATCGTCGCCGGCACGCTGGCGGGCCAGGCGGGTACGCCTCGCCCGCCAGCGTGCCGGGTGACGCGGCAGTAGGCTCGGAGCCGATGAACGAGTCGACGCAGCCCTGGCCCGCGCCGTACGCCGGTGCCCCGATCCGGGCCGCGATTCGGCTGCCGGGTTCGAAATCAATCACCAACCGGGCGCTGGTCCTGGCCGCGCTGGCCAGTGGGCCGAGCGTCGTGCGCCGCCCGCTCCGGGCCCGGGACACCGACCTGATGGCCGCCGCCCTGCGCGCCCTCGGAACCGAGATCGCCGCCGCCGACGACGGCGGCGGCGAGTGGCGGATCCGGCCCGGTCGCACCGGCGCGGACGCGGAGGTCGACTGCGGGCTGGCCGGTACCGTCATGCGGTTCGTCCCTCCCGTCGCCGCACTGGCCGACGCGACGGTCCGGTTCGACGGCGACCCGCGAGCGCGCGAACGCCCCATGGGCGAGCTGCTCAATGCATTGCGTGCGCTCGGGGTTCGGGTCGACGACGGCGGCGGTGCGAGCCCGCCGTTCGCAATCCAGGGGCACGGGTCCGTGCGCGGCGGCGTGGTGACGATCGACGCCTCGGCCTCCAGCCAGTTCGTGTCGGGACTCGTGCTGGCGGGGGCGCGGTACGACGAAGGGCTCGACCTGCGGCACGACGGCAAGCCGTTCCCGTCCCAGCCCCATGTGGACATGACGATCGCCATGCTGCGCGAGCGCGGGGTCGCCGTCGACACCGCCGAGCCGGACCGCTGGGTGGTCCAGCCCGGTCCGATCGCACCCCTGGACGTCGACGTGGAGCCCGACCTGTCGCAGGCCGCCCCGTTCGTAGCGTCCGTATTGGCCACCGGAGGCCGGGTCGTCGTACACGACTGGCCGGCGAAGACCGACCAGGCCGGCGATCGGCTGCGCGACCTGCTCGGGCAGATGGGTGCACACGTGGCGCGCGTCGGAGACGACCTGGCGGTGGAGTCGACGGGCGCCGCGCCGGCGGGAATGGACGTCGACCTGCACGACGTCGGCGAGCTGACGCCGGTGCTGGCCGCGCTCTGCGCTCTGGCGGGCTCGCCGTCCAGGTTGCGCGGGATCGCGCATCTGCGCGGGCACGAGACCGACCGGCTGGCCGCCATCGCACACGAGATCAACGCGCTCGGCGGCGACGTCGAGGAGACTGCGGACGGCCTGGTTATCACGCCGCGGCCGTTGCGCGGCGGGGTGTTCCGTACGTACGCCGACCACCGGATGGCGCACGCCGCGGCGGTGCTCGGGCTCGCGGTCGAGGGCACCGAGGTCGACGACGTCGCGACCACGGCGAAGACGTTCCCGGAGTTCGCCGAGGTCTG is a genomic window of Streptosporangiales bacterium containing:
- the aroA gene encoding 3-phosphoshikimate 1-carboxyvinyltransferase, producing the protein MNESTQPWPAPYAGAPIRAAIRLPGSKSITNRALVLAALASGPSVVRRPLRARDTDLMAAALRALGTEIAAADDGGGEWRIRPGRTGADAEVDCGLAGTVMRFVPPVAALADATVRFDGDPRARERPMGELLNALRALGVRVDDGGGASPPFAIQGHGSVRGGVVTIDASASSQFVSGLVLAGARYDEGLDLRHDGKPFPSQPHVDMTIAMLRERGVAVDTAEPDRWVVQPGPIAPLDVDVEPDLSQAAPFVASVLATGGRVVVHDWPAKTDQAGDRLRDLLGQMGAHVARVGDDLAVESTGAAPAGMDVDLHDVGELTPVLAALCALAGSPSRLRGIAHLRGHETDRLAAIAHEINALGGDVEETADGLVITPRPLRGGVFRTYADHRMAHAAAVLGLAVEGTEVDDVATTAKTFPEFAEV
- a CDS encoding YibE/F family protein → MAATVFGVVVLWPSEAEVRAPQGYAVERAHGEITDLHRCEDRQSPPDCLAASVRLSEGPDAPDTVEASLAFGEQAPTFEVGDRVVLGYRANASMDERYSFIDFDRTRPLLLLAGLFVVGVLILSRLRGMGSLAGLGISLLVIIFFTLPALLAGSAPLAVATVTASAIMILTLYLAHGLSARTSVALVGTLGALVLAGALGAVFTTVGHFTGYMDESVQFLSMFGGEIDMRGLLLAGLVIGALGVLDDVTVTQASAVWELAAANPYTSRPSLFAQGMRIGRAHVSSTVNTLVLAYVGASLPLMLLFAAADVKVRDAVGTEMVAQEVVRALVGSLGIIAAVPITTAIAAIVAGTLAGQAGTPRPPACRVTRQ